A genome region from Brassica oleracea var. oleracea cultivar TO1000 chromosome C2, BOL, whole genome shotgun sequence includes the following:
- the LOC106325227 gene encoding cyclin-dependent protein kinase inhibitor SIM-like: MDLDLLQDLPMLNFPSPIKIRSNNRDADGGGGSCTTPTSSDHKIPPSSATTPPPPPQKRRALPPSLVYRSCKRKLLTSSKFEIIANKDEIDRFFSSVYNQTMTSSPTTTTTTSTLPVARRRRSFRSCPRR, encoded by the coding sequence ATGGATCTCGATTTATTACAAGATCTTCCCATGTTGAACTTCCCATCACCCATCAAGATCCGATCCAACAACAGAGATGCTGACGGCGGCGGCGGCAGTTGCACCACGCCCACTTCCTCCGACCACAAGATTCCTCCCTCCTCCGCCACTACTCCTCCTCCTCCGCCGCAGAAACGCCGTGCACTTCCGCCGTCCCTCGTCTACAGATCTTGCAAGAGGAAGCTTTTGACGTCATCAAAGTTTGAGATTATTGCTAACAAAGATGAGATAGATCGCTTCTTCTCCTCTGTTTACAACCAGACGATGACGTCATCCCCCACCACCACCACCACCACGTCGACCCTCCCGGTGGCTAGGCGACGTAGAAGTTTCCGTTCTTGTCCCCGGAGATGA